The Musa acuminata AAA Group cultivar baxijiao chromosome BXJ1-3, Cavendish_Baxijiao_AAA, whole genome shotgun sequence genome window below encodes:
- the LOC135626438 gene encoding uncharacterized protein LOC135626438 isoform X1, whose protein sequence is MARGKILAICQSGGEFITNSDGSMSYSGGEAHAIDINCEMSLSDLRSEISAMFNFNADTFSIKYFLPRNKRTLITISNDKDLQRMVDFHADSDTTDIFVTKKVESRIIRSVVADSGTSTDANTASVATLEEAKRQKLCINWDSMITGVGQVFSSPKAFRDALHKYAIANSFMYRFIKNDGSRVTAECTVEDCPWRIHASRSSAKQKFMIKKMNDIHTCGKELSKESRRLASQRWVASIIKDKLRDTPNYRPKDIAKDLQQEYGLSLNYSQAWRGKFIAKKELHNSHEEAFSQLSWFCERIIETNPGSVATLHTSDDSRFCFFVTFHASLYGFEHGCRPLLFLDGLSLKANKQWKLLAATAVDGQNDIYPVAFCVLDSEASENWHWFLVQLKSAFTLSRAITFVSSSQNGLEELPEVFEDSFHGYSEQQLIENFKKEMDESWTQELKNKMVGHLKRAICACKVDEFNESIENLRIQSKELAEWVLGMEPEFWSDAFFKGLRYGHYSSGAAEIFNDWVSTRYEPSVLQIVDILRCKLMEMMYSRRESSNTWTEVLVPSANQKVQEEMIKARSLRVACSSDSVFEVSDESTNVINIETRECTCRRWQVTGLPCMHALAVLERMNGCIYDYCSKYLMTECYQQAYSLSINPIPDVGGPVCADSFHAATTCPPRTRRLAGRPKEKPAEPRIIIKRAVRCSRCQGLGHNKQTCKAQI, encoded by the exons ATGGCAAGAGGGAAAATATTAGCTATTTGCCAATCTGGTGGAGAATTTATTACAAACAGTGATGGATCCATGTCTTACTCTGGTGGTGAAGCACATGCAATTGACATTAACTGTGAAATGTCACTCAGTGATTTGAGGTCAGAGATATCTGCTATGTTTAACTTCAATGCTGATACATTTTCAATTAAGTACTTCCTTCCAAGAAACAAACGGACTCTCATCACGATATCTAACGACAAGGACTTGCAGCGCATGGTTGATTTTCATGCAGATTCAGATACAACTGATATATTTGTCACAAAGAAGGTTGAAAGCAG GATAATTAGGAGTGTTGTAGCTGACTCTGGTACCTCCACTGACGCCAATACTGCCTCAGTAGCTACCCTTGAGGAAGCTAAACGGCAGAAATTATGCATCAATTGGGACAGTATGATCACTGGTGTAGGGCAGGTATTCTCTAGTCCAAAGGCTTTTCGCGATGCATTGCACAAATATGCCATTGCAAATAGCTTCATGTATAGATTCATTAAAAATGATGGATCTCGTGTAACTGCTGAATGTACTGTTGAGGATTGTCCGTGGAGAATACATGCATCCAGGTCATCAGCCAAGCAGAAATTTATGATTAAGAAGATGAATGACATTCATACATGTGGAAAGGAACTCAGTAAAGAAAGTCGTCGGCTTGCATCTCAAAGATGGGTTGCTAGTATTATTAAGGACAAGTTGCGAGACACACCAAACTATAGGCCAAAGGATATTGCAAAAGATCTCCAACAAGAATATGGACTCAGCTTGAACTACTCACAAGCTTGGCGTGGAAAATTTATTGCCAAGAAAGAGCTTCACAACTCACATGAAGAGGCTTTCAGTCAGTTGTCCTGGTTCTGCGAGAGGATAATAGAGACCAATCCAGGTAGTGTTGCAACATTACATACATCAGATGATTCTAGATTTTGTTTCTTTGTCACCTTTCATGCCTCACTTTATGGGTTTGAGCATGGTTGCCGCCCCCTCCTTTTTCTTGATGGTTTATCTCTGAAAGCAAATAAACAATGGAAGTTATTGGCTGCAACTGCAGTTGATGGCCAGAATGATATCTACCCAGTTGCATTCTGTGTCCTAGATTCTGAGGCTAGTGAGAACTGGCATTGGTTTTTGGTACAGCTGAAATCTGCCTTTACTCTGTCTCGTGCCATCACCTTTGTTTCTAGCAGTCAAAATGGTTTGGAGGAGTTACCTGAGGTATTTGAGGACAGTTTTCATGGGTACAGCGAACAACAACTGATTGAAAATTTTAAGAAAGAGATGGACGAGTCCTGGACACAGGAACTGAAGAATAAAATGGTTGGTCATCTTAAAAGAGCCATATGTGCTTGTAAAGTTGATGAGTTCAATGAATCCATTGAAAACCTCAGGATTCAGTCCAAAGAACTTGCTGAATGGGTTTTGGGTATGGAACCGGAATTCTGGTCTGATGCCTTCTTCAAGGGTTTGAGATATGGGCATTACTCGTCTGGTGCTGCGGAGATATTCAATGACTGGGTATCAACAAGATACGAGCCATCGGTGCTTCAGATAGTTGACATCCTAAGGTGTAAGTTGATGGAGATGATGTACAGCCGTCGTGAGTCTTCAAACACATGGACTGAGGTGCTCGTACCTTCTGCCAATCAGAAGGTACAAGAGGAGATGATCAAAGCGCGCTCCCTGAGAGTGGCTTGTTCCAGTGACAGTGTGTTTGAGGTAAGCGATGAGTCGACCAATGTCATAAACATCGAGACTAGGGAATGCACATGCCGAAGGTGGCAGGTTACGGGCTTACCTTGCATGCATGCTCTTGCTGTGCTCGAACGCATGAATGGATGCATATATGATTACTGTTCCAAGTACCTCATGACAGAATGCTACCAGCAGGCATATTCATTGTCCATCAATCCCATACCTGATGTCGGTGGGCCGGTCTGTGCTGATTCTTTCCATGCTGCAACTACATGCCCTCCTCGTACCCGCCGGCTGGCAGGCCGACCGAAAGAAAAGCCCGCAGAACCAAGGATTATAATTAAAAGAGCAGTTCGCTGCAGCAGGTGCCAAGGGTTAGGGCATAATAAGCAGACATGCAAGGCACAAATTTAG
- the LOC135626438 gene encoding uncharacterized protein LOC135626438 isoform X2, whose translation MVDFHADSDTTDIFVTKKVESRIIRSVVADSGTSTDANTASVATLEEAKRQKLCINWDSMITGVGQVFSSPKAFRDALHKYAIANSFMYRFIKNDGSRVTAECTVEDCPWRIHASRSSAKQKFMIKKMNDIHTCGKELSKESRRLASQRWVASIIKDKLRDTPNYRPKDIAKDLQQEYGLSLNYSQAWRGKFIAKKELHNSHEEAFSQLSWFCERIIETNPGSVATLHTSDDSRFCFFVTFHASLYGFEHGCRPLLFLDGLSLKANKQWKLLAATAVDGQNDIYPVAFCVLDSEASENWHWFLVQLKSAFTLSRAITFVSSSQNGLEELPEVFEDSFHGYSEQQLIENFKKEMDESWTQELKNKMVGHLKRAICACKVDEFNESIENLRIQSKELAEWVLGMEPEFWSDAFFKGLRYGHYSSGAAEIFNDWVSTRYEPSVLQIVDILRCKLMEMMYSRRESSNTWTEVLVPSANQKVQEEMIKARSLRVACSSDSVFEVSDESTNVINIETRECTCRRWQVTGLPCMHALAVLERMNGCIYDYCSKYLMTECYQQAYSLSINPIPDVGGPVCADSFHAATTCPPRTRRLAGRPKEKPAEPRIIIKRAVRCSRCQGLGHNKQTCKAQI comes from the exons ATGGTTGATTTTCATGCAGATTCAGATACAACTGATATATTTGTCACAAAGAAGGTTGAAAGCAG GATAATTAGGAGTGTTGTAGCTGACTCTGGTACCTCCACTGACGCCAATACTGCCTCAGTAGCTACCCTTGAGGAAGCTAAACGGCAGAAATTATGCATCAATTGGGACAGTATGATCACTGGTGTAGGGCAGGTATTCTCTAGTCCAAAGGCTTTTCGCGATGCATTGCACAAATATGCCATTGCAAATAGCTTCATGTATAGATTCATTAAAAATGATGGATCTCGTGTAACTGCTGAATGTACTGTTGAGGATTGTCCGTGGAGAATACATGCATCCAGGTCATCAGCCAAGCAGAAATTTATGATTAAGAAGATGAATGACATTCATACATGTGGAAAGGAACTCAGTAAAGAAAGTCGTCGGCTTGCATCTCAAAGATGGGTTGCTAGTATTATTAAGGACAAGTTGCGAGACACACCAAACTATAGGCCAAAGGATATTGCAAAAGATCTCCAACAAGAATATGGACTCAGCTTGAACTACTCACAAGCTTGGCGTGGAAAATTTATTGCCAAGAAAGAGCTTCACAACTCACATGAAGAGGCTTTCAGTCAGTTGTCCTGGTTCTGCGAGAGGATAATAGAGACCAATCCAGGTAGTGTTGCAACATTACATACATCAGATGATTCTAGATTTTGTTTCTTTGTCACCTTTCATGCCTCACTTTATGGGTTTGAGCATGGTTGCCGCCCCCTCCTTTTTCTTGATGGTTTATCTCTGAAAGCAAATAAACAATGGAAGTTATTGGCTGCAACTGCAGTTGATGGCCAGAATGATATCTACCCAGTTGCATTCTGTGTCCTAGATTCTGAGGCTAGTGAGAACTGGCATTGGTTTTTGGTACAGCTGAAATCTGCCTTTACTCTGTCTCGTGCCATCACCTTTGTTTCTAGCAGTCAAAATGGTTTGGAGGAGTTACCTGAGGTATTTGAGGACAGTTTTCATGGGTACAGCGAACAACAACTGATTGAAAATTTTAAGAAAGAGATGGACGAGTCCTGGACACAGGAACTGAAGAATAAAATGGTTGGTCATCTTAAAAGAGCCATATGTGCTTGTAAAGTTGATGAGTTCAATGAATCCATTGAAAACCTCAGGATTCAGTCCAAAGAACTTGCTGAATGGGTTTTGGGTATGGAACCGGAATTCTGGTCTGATGCCTTCTTCAAGGGTTTGAGATATGGGCATTACTCGTCTGGTGCTGCGGAGATATTCAATGACTGGGTATCAACAAGATACGAGCCATCGGTGCTTCAGATAGTTGACATCCTAAGGTGTAAGTTGATGGAGATGATGTACAGCCGTCGTGAGTCTTCAAACACATGGACTGAGGTGCTCGTACCTTCTGCCAATCAGAAGGTACAAGAGGAGATGATCAAAGCGCGCTCCCTGAGAGTGGCTTGTTCCAGTGACAGTGTGTTTGAGGTAAGCGATGAGTCGACCAATGTCATAAACATCGAGACTAGGGAATGCACATGCCGAAGGTGGCAGGTTACGGGCTTACCTTGCATGCATGCTCTTGCTGTGCTCGAACGCATGAATGGATGCATATATGATTACTGTTCCAAGTACCTCATGACAGAATGCTACCAGCAGGCATATTCATTGTCCATCAATCCCATACCTGATGTCGGTGGGCCGGTCTGTGCTGATTCTTTCCATGCTGCAACTACATGCCCTCCTCGTACCCGCCGGCTGGCAGGCCGACCGAAAGAAAAGCCCGCAGAACCAAGGATTATAATTAAAAGAGCAGTTCGCTGCAGCAGGTGCCAAGGGTTAGGGCATAATAAGCAGACATGCAAGGCACAAATTTAG
- the LOC135626446 gene encoding NAC domain-containing protein 58-like yields the protein MSNPASLPPGFRFHPTDEELILHYLRNRASASPCPVPIIAEVDIYKYDPWDLPAKAAYGDREWYFFSPRDRKYPNGFRPNRAAASGYWKATGTDKPIHATHGNESVGVKKALVFYRGRPPKGVKTNWIMHEYRLAEAHASNSYRPVKPSDSSMRLDDWVLCRIYKKNNHLQSVPPPMDEAQIGSASSSKNSDQQSSLRPQPSSSISDVILENYSVLSHLFGDLPENSPLMAQQHLPCSSSRIDGNSSLLQQQTQMDPMGDGSGKRPRTMECYFDDSNRLLHPPKKQNCSNMFANFSEQFDSSLLEQHLFNQQLLLNSHLGLH from the exons ATGTCGAATCCTGCGTCGCTGCCGCCGGGGTTTCGTTTCCACCCCACCGACGAGGAGCTCATCCTTCACTACCTCCGCAACAGGGCGTCGGCGTCCCCATGCCCGGTGCCGATCATCGCCGAGGTCGACATCTACAAGTACGATCCATGGGACCTCCCCG CCAAAGCGGCGTACGGGGATCgcgagtggtacttcttcagcccCAGGGATCGCAAGTACCCTAACGGGTTCCGGCCGAACCGAGCCGCCGCGTCCGGGTACTGGAAGGCGACCGGCACCGACAAGCCGATCCACGCGACCCACGGGAACGAGAGCGTCGGGGTCAAGAAGGCCTTGGTGTTCTACAGAGGCAGGCCTCCCAAGGGAGTGAAGACGAACTGGATCATGCACGAGTACCGCCTGGCCGAAGCCCACGCCAGCAACAGCTACAGACCAGTGAAGCCGAGTGATTCCTCCATGAGG TTGGATGACTGGGTGCTGTGCCGCATCTACAAAAAGAACAACCATCTGCAGTCGGTGCCTCCGCCGATGGATGAAGCGCAGATAGGCTCGGCTTCGAGCTCCAAGAACTCGGACCAGCAAAGCAGTCTCAGGCCGCAGCCGTCGTCTTCCATATCTGACGTCATCCTCGAGAACTACTCTGTGCTCTCACACCTGTTCGGCGACCTACCGGAGAACAGCCCTCTCATGGCCCAACAGCACTTACCTTGTAGCAGCAGCAGGATCGATGGCAACAGCAGCTTACTCCAACAACAAACACAGATGGATCCGATGGGGGATGGCTCCGGGAAGCGGCCGCGGACGATGGAATGCTACTTTGACGACAGCAACCGGCTCTTACATCCTCCAAAGAAGCAGAACTGCTCGAACATGTTCGCCAACTTCTCCGAGCAGTTCGACAGCAGCTTGCTGGAACAGCACCTCTTCAACCAGCAGCTGCTCCTCAACTCCCACCTGGGATTGCACTGA
- the LOC103978613 gene encoding NAC domain-containing protein 87 encodes MVDVMEEGCMQLPPGFRFHPTDEEVITHYLAPKATNNSFSARAIGDVDLNKCEPWDLPSKARMGEREWFFFCQKDRKYQTGTRTNRATEAGYWKATGKDKEIYRGIGVLVGMKKTLVFYRGRAPKGQKTSWVMHEYRLQGSDAPKSVEDEWVVCRVFHKNMGRRSPTPPPPPPPPPGIQSVKTLDPPRMNFQEHPPIISAMMGTENQQAVDYRTSSNPPHNSYCLLPESANSGYLHHQDPAQRATASSAIMRHCKMDGCWNTDLHVSWAMSKHYGDLHDPSSSAAVTDLDSIRWF; translated from the exons ATGGTTGATGTCATGGAGGAAGGCTGCATGCAGTTACCTCCTGGCTTCAGATTCCACCCCACAGATGAAGAGGTCATCACCCACTACCTCGCACCGAAGGCAACCAACAACAGCTTCAGTGCAAGAGCTATTGGAGATGTGGACTTGAACAAGTGCGAGCCGTGGGATCTCCCAA GCAAAGCGAGGATGGGAGAAAGGGAATGGTTCTTCTTCTGCCAGAAGGACAGGAAGTACCAAACTGGGACGAGGACCAACAGGGCCACAGAAGCTGGGTATTGGAAGGCCACAGGAAAGGACAAGGAGATCTATCGAGGGATAGGCGTTCTTGTGGGCATGAAGAAGACGCTCGTGTTCTATAGAGGAAGAGCTCCCAAAGGGCAGAAGACCAGTTGGGTGATGCATGAATACAGGCTTCAAGGCTCCGATGCCCCAAAGTCTGTCGAG GATGAATGGGTTGTGTGTAGGGTCTTTCACAAGAACATGGGGAGGAGAAgcccaacaccaccaccaccaccaccaccaccacctggaATACAAAGTGTTAAAACCCTCGACCCTCCTCGCATGAACTTCCAAGAGCATCCTCCCATCATCTCCGCCATGATGGGAACGGAGAACCAGCAGGCCGTGGACTATCGAACGAGCTCAAACCCACCTCACAACTCTTACTGCTTGCTCCCGGAGTCCGCGAACTCCGGCTACTTGCACCACCAGGACCCGGCGCAGAGAGCTACGGCATCATCTGCCATCATGAGGCATTGCAAGATGGACGGGTGCTGGAACACAGACCTCCACGTCTCCTGGGCGATGTCGAAGCACTACGGTGACCTCCACGACCCTTCCTCGTCTGCAGCGGTCACAGATTTGGATAGCATTCGGTGGTTCTGA
- the LOC103978614 gene encoding transcription factor Pur-alpha 1 isoform X1 — protein MEGGATGGTDVELVSKTLQFEHKLFYFDLKENPRGRYLKISEKTSATRSTIIVPVDGIVWFLELFGYYISTDEQDVFSKELKLDSKAFYFDVGENKRGRFLKISEASVNRNRSTIIVPAGISGEEGWVAFRNVLQEIHEEASRLFMVPNQQHLEAPEHLPGLSDDVGAGFISGHSAQSSSGSELNADRLVDVHTHNEIGGMGMSKLIRVDQKRFFFDLGSNNRGHFLRISEVAGVDRSSIILPLSSLKQFHEMIGHFVAITKDRRDVTTGADVRTLEPAQM, from the exons ATGGAAGGGGGAGCGACCGGTGGGACGGACGTGGAGTTGGTCTCCAAGACGCTGCAGTTCGAGCACAAGCTGTTCTATTTCGATCTGAAGGAGAATCCCAGGGGGAGGTACCTCAAGATCTCCGAGAAGACTTCGGCCACAAGGTCCACCATCATCGTCCCCGTCGATGGCATCGTCTGGTTCCTCGAATTGTTTGGCTACTACATCAGCACGGACGAGCAGGACGTCTTCAGCAAGGAGCTCAAGCTTGATTCCAAG GcgttttactttgatgttggtgaGAACAAAAGGGGGCGTTTTTTGAAG ATATCAGAGGCATCTGTTAACAGAAACCGGAGTACAATCATTGTTCCTGCAGGAATTTCTGGTGAAGAAGGATGGGTAGCATTTAGAAATGTTTTACAAGAGATACATGAAGAGGCTTCACGGCTATTCATGGTACCAAATCag CAACATCTGGAAGCTCCAGAACATCTCCCTGGACTTTCAGATGATGTCGGTGCTGGATTCATATCAGGCCACAGTGCCCAATCATCCTCTGGCTCAGAGTTGAATGCTGATCGATTGGTTGATGTGCACACGCACAATGAGATTGGAGGCATGGGGATGTCTAAATTAATTAGGGTAGATCAGAAGAGGTTCTTCTTTGATTTGGGAAGCAACAACAGGGGACACTTCTTGAGGATATCTGAG GTTGCTGGAGTTGATCGCTCATCAATCATCCTCCCCCTGTCTAGTCTGAAGCAGTTCCATGAAATGATTGGCCATTTTGTAGCGATAACCAAGGACAGGCGTGATGTAACAACCGGTGCAGATGTTCGGACACTGGAGCCTGCACAAAT GTGA
- the LOC103978614 gene encoding transcription factor Pur-alpha 1 isoform X2: MEGGATGGTDVELVSKTLQFEHKLFYFDLKENPRGRYLKISEKTSATRSTIIVPVDGIVWFLELFGYYISTDEQDVFSKELKLDSKAFYFDVGENKRGRFLKISEASVNRNRSTIIVPAGISGEEGWVAFRNVLQEIHEEASRLFMVPNQQHLEAPEHLPGLSDDVGAGFISGHSAQSSSGSELNADRLVDVHTHNEIGGMGMSKLIRVDQKRFFFDLGSNNRGHFLRISEVAGVDRSSIILPLSSLKQFHEMIGHFVAITKDRRDVTTGADVRTLEPAQM; encoded by the exons ATGGAAGGGGGAGCGACCGGTGGGACGGACGTGGAGTTGGTCTCCAAGACGCTGCAGTTCGAGCACAAGCTGTTCTATTTCGATCTGAAGGAGAATCCCAGGGGGAGGTACCTCAAGATCTCCGAGAAGACTTCGGCCACAAGGTCCACCATCATCGTCCCCGTCGATGGCATCGTCTGGTTCCTCGAATTGTTTGGCTACTACATCAGCACGGACGAGCAGGACGTCTTCAGCAAGGAGCTCAAGCTTGATTCCAAG GcgttttactttgatgttggtgaGAACAAAAGGGGGCGTTTTTTGAAG ATATCAGAGGCATCTGTTAACAGAAACCGGAGTACAATCATTGTTCCTGCAGGAATTTCTGGTGAAGAAGGATGGGTAGCATTTAGAAATGTTTTACAAGAGATACATGAAGAGGCTTCACGGCTATTCATGGTACCAAATCag CAACATCTGGAAGCTCCAGAACATCTCCCTGGACTTTCAGATGATGTCGGTGCTGGATTCATATCAGGCCACAGTGCCCAATCATCCTCTGGCTCAGAGTTGAATGCTGATCGATTGGTTGATGTGCACACGCACAATGAGATTGGAGGCATGGGGATGTCTAAATTAATTAGGGTAGATCAGAAGAGGTTCTTCTTTGATTTGGGAAGCAACAACAGGGGACACTTCTTGAGGATATCTGAG GTTGCTGGAGTTGATCGCTCATCAATCATCCTCCCCCTGTCTAGTCTGAAGCAGTTCCATGAAATGATTGGCCATTTTGTAGCGATAACCAAGGACAGGCGTGATGTAACAACCGGTGCAGATGTTCGGACACTGGAGCCTGCACAAATGTAG
- the LOC103978614 gene encoding transcription factor Pur-alpha 1 isoform X3: MEGGATGGTDVELVSKTLQFEHKLFYFDLKENPRGRYLKISEKTSATRSTIIVPVDGIVWFLELFGYYISTDEQDVFSKELKLDSKISEASVNRNRSTIIVPAGISGEEGWVAFRNVLQEIHEEASRLFMVPNQQHLEAPEHLPGLSDDVGAGFISGHSAQSSSGSELNADRLVDVHTHNEIGGMGMSKLIRVDQKRFFFDLGSNNRGHFLRISEVAGVDRSSIILPLSSLKQFHEMIGHFVAITKDRRDVTTGADVRTLEPAQM; encoded by the exons ATGGAAGGGGGAGCGACCGGTGGGACGGACGTGGAGTTGGTCTCCAAGACGCTGCAGTTCGAGCACAAGCTGTTCTATTTCGATCTGAAGGAGAATCCCAGGGGGAGGTACCTCAAGATCTCCGAGAAGACTTCGGCCACAAGGTCCACCATCATCGTCCCCGTCGATGGCATCGTCTGGTTCCTCGAATTGTTTGGCTACTACATCAGCACGGACGAGCAGGACGTCTTCAGCAAGGAGCTCAAGCTTGATTCCAAG ATATCAGAGGCATCTGTTAACAGAAACCGGAGTACAATCATTGTTCCTGCAGGAATTTCTGGTGAAGAAGGATGGGTAGCATTTAGAAATGTTTTACAAGAGATACATGAAGAGGCTTCACGGCTATTCATGGTACCAAATCag CAACATCTGGAAGCTCCAGAACATCTCCCTGGACTTTCAGATGATGTCGGTGCTGGATTCATATCAGGCCACAGTGCCCAATCATCCTCTGGCTCAGAGTTGAATGCTGATCGATTGGTTGATGTGCACACGCACAATGAGATTGGAGGCATGGGGATGTCTAAATTAATTAGGGTAGATCAGAAGAGGTTCTTCTTTGATTTGGGAAGCAACAACAGGGGACACTTCTTGAGGATATCTGAG GTTGCTGGAGTTGATCGCTCATCAATCATCCTCCCCCTGTCTAGTCTGAAGCAGTTCCATGAAATGATTGGCCATTTTGTAGCGATAACCAAGGACAGGCGTGATGTAACAACCGGTGCAGATGTTCGGACACTGGAGCCTGCACAAATGTAG
- the LOC135626470 gene encoding ADP-ribosylation factor 1-like, which yields MGTFSTSCRSRDVDVSRRMKPCGRTWHNLPFIRLSLSLSLSLSLCSARRSEEKVQRRRPPSTPSSAAISRSGTMGLTFTKLFSRLFAKKEMRILMVGLDAAGKTTILYKLKLGEIVTTIPTIGFNVETVEYKNISFTVWDVGGQDKIRPLWRHYFQNTQGLIFVVDSNDRDRVVEARDELHRMLNEDELRDAVLLVFANKQDLPNAMNAAEITDKLGLHSLRQRHWYIQSTCATSGEGLYEGLDWLSSNIASKA from the exons ATGGGTACCTTCTCCACGTCGTGTCGGTCACGTGATGTTGATGTATCTCGACGAATGAAGCCTTGCGGTCGCACGTGGCACAACCTTCCTTTTATACGcctcagcctctctctctctctctctctctctctgtgttcggCGCGGCGTTCCGAGGAAAAGGTGCAGCGGAGGAGACCCCCGTCGACTCCATCCTCCGCGGCGATCTCGAG ATCAGGTACAATGGGGCTCACGTTCACTAAGCTGTTCAGTCGTCTCTTTGCGAAGAAGGAAATGAGGATCTTGATGGTGGGTCTTGACGCCGCTGGTAAGACGACCATCCTCTACAAGCTCAAGCTCGGAGAGATCGTCACCACGATTCCCACTATTG GGTTCAATGTGGAGACTGTGGAGTACAAGAATATTAGCTTCACTGTTTGGGATGTCGGTGGTCAGGACAAG ATCAGACCCCTGTGGAGGCATTACTTCCAGAACACACAGGGCCTTATTTTTGTTGTCGACAGCAATGATAGGGATCGTGTTGTTGAGGCAAGGGATGAGCTTCACAGGATGCTTAATGAG GATGAGTTGCGGGATGCTGTTTTGCTTGTTTTTGCTAACAAAcaagatcttccaaatgcaatGAATGCTGCTGAAATCACTGACAAGCTTGGTCTGCATTCCCTTCGCCAACGACACTG GTACATCCAAAGCACCTGCGCTACATCTGGTGAGGGTTTGTACGAGGGGCTGGATTGGCTCTCCAGCAACATTGCCAGCAAG GCTTAA
- the LOC103979473 gene encoding uncharacterized protein LOC103979473, with protein sequence MGAKAKKALKKKLKKTSSSQLSISYHTNESSDFLPLEGGPGRKITQEEDEPVKNTATALYIGHIPHGFYEEQMEGFFKQFGKIKHLRIARNRKTGKSKHYGFIEFENPEVAKVVADEIHNYLLFEHNLQIHLIPPERVHPKLWRGVNWRYNPLNWTKIARKQRNKERTVEEHQRMIKGILKRDEKRRNRIKAAGVEYECPDLVGLIQPAAKKIKFDEED encoded by the exons ATGGGCGCAAAGGCAAAGAAGGCTTTGAAAAAGAAGCTGAAGAAGACGAGTTCTTCTCAGTTATCAATTTCTTATCACACAAATGAATCTTCTGATTTCTTG CCTTTAGAAGGAGGGCCAGGGAGGAAAATTACTCAGGAAGAAGATGAGCCTGTCAAAAATACTGCAACAGCACTGTACATCGGTCACATTCCTCATGGGTTTTACGAAGAACAAATGGAAG GATTTTTCAAGCAATTTGGAAAAATCAAGCATTTGAGGATTGCTCGTAACAGGAAG ACAGGAAAATCTAAGCATTATGGATTCATTGAATTTGAAAACCCAGAG GTTGCCAAAGTTGTGGCTGATGAGATTCATAATTATCTACTATTTGAACACAACCTTCAGATTCATCTTATCCCACCAGAGCGTGTTCATCCGAAGTT ATGGAGAGGTGTAAATTGGAGATATAATCCATTAAATTGGACAAAAATTGCCAGAAAGCAGCGTAACAAG GAAAGAACAGTTGAAGAACACCAAAGGATGATTAAAGGGATTCTTAAACGAGATGAGAAGCGCCGGAATAGAATCAAGGCTGCTGGTGTTGAATATGAATGCCCAGATCTT GTCGGTCTCATTCAGCCTGCTGCCAAGAAAATTAAGTTTGACGAAGAGGACTAG
- the LOC103979471 gene encoding RGS1-HXK1-interacting protein 1: MDSRSDSTGPAVGSAQSSQQRSPRPLEKFQDLMQRVRSHWQAYEDALVHNTKDELLVAYDHPLEACGVVVVAGILLLRGPRRFLYRKTLGRFKTEEERLTDAESFLREINESVTKLKKESKNILTKVSYGEEDLHRGRTKIRAAGHEIQRLNKSIYKIESEAADLMEELRTIPGRTALELRAEVAPMTSSLKNQRLELNERVTKISELGIRV; encoded by the exons ATGGATTCCCGCTCCGATTCGACTGGGCCTGCCGTTGGATCCGCCCAATCCTCGCAGCAGAGGTCCCCTCGGCCCTTGGAGAAGTTTCAG GATCTTATGCAAAGGGTAAGGTCGCACTGGCAAGCTTATGAAGATGCCTTAGTTCATAACACAAAAG ATGAGTTGCTGGTTGCATATGATCACCCGCTTGAGGCATGTggcgttgttgttgttgctggaaTCCTTCTCTTACGAG GGCCTAGAAGGTTCTTGTATCGTAAAACTTTAGGCCGTTTCAAAACTGAGGAG GAACGACTAACTGACGCTGAATCATTTTTAAGAGAAATAAACGAATCTGTCACAAAATTGAAGAAAGAGAGCAAAAATATACTTACAAAAGTTAGTTACGGTGAAGAGGACTTGCATCGTGGAAGGACTAAAATCAG AGCCGCTGGACACGAAATCCAAAGGCTTAACAAATCCATCTATAAGATAGAATCTGAAGCAGCag ATCTGATGGAGGAACTTCGGACAATTCCAGGGAGAACTGCTCTAGAACTTCGTGCAGAG GTGGCTCCTATGACATCTAGTTTGAAAAATCAGAGGCTTGAACTGAATGAAAGAGTCACCAAAATATCAGAACTTGGGATTCGAGTTTGA